The following is a genomic window from Halichoerus grypus chromosome 5, mHalGry1.hap1.1, whole genome shotgun sequence.
GTAAATTgacaagttttttcttttctgcactTTAAGGATGTCAGTCCATTGTCTTTTGACTTGTTTCTGATGATGAGTCCACTATAACTTTACATTTGTTCCTCTGTGTCGTGTGTGTTTTTCTTCTAACTGCCTCTAAGattttctctctggtttttagcagtttgaatatgatgtatctaagtggtattttaaaaacatatttgtgaTTCTAATATCTTGGATCTGTCTTTTGATGTCTtccattatttttagaaaaatctcagccattatcttttcagatatttttgcttcctgttctctttctcttctgcaaTTCCAACTACATCCAGGTTAGGCCATTTGATATTGACccatactggttttattttttgtttcatacatttgtctctttcttttttttttttttcttaagatttacttatttatttgagagagagcacaagccaggggagcggcaggcagagggagaagcagactccccgctgagcagacccctcccccccccaatgacgtgggtctcgatcccaggaccctgggatcataacctgagccaaaggcagacgcttaaccatctgagccaccctgtCGTTGTGGGATTTTTTGGGTAATTTCTGTTGACCTGTTTTCAAGCTCACTGGTCTTAGCTGGGTTGGGTCCACTGATGAACACATTAGAGGCATTTTTGTGTTGCTGTGTTTTTTACATCTAGCATTTCCATTTGGACTCTTAGAGTATCTCTCTGCTTAAATTCCCCATCTGATCATTCACATTGTTCCAACATATGAGTCATCTCTAATTCTAGTTCTGTTGATCACTTAGTCTCTTGactatatgtgtgtacatgtacacacacacacacacacacacagtcgttcttctttcttttgggtgtctcataattttttattgaatgtcaGCTATCATTAACTGGGACAGTAGAGATAGAGGTAAATAGTGTATCTGTCTGGAAATGTAGCCTGTCCTACTAGGCTGATAGTGTGAAAGCCTGAGTCAGTCTAGTCAGGACTTGGGCTGGGCTCTGTTGTTCCCAGAATTGCCTTCAGTGCATCACTAGATTCACACTCCTGTGGCACTTCCTTGTACGTAGGGTGAGGGCTTTCAGTCTTCCAGGTGTGCCTACAAGAGAGGGTTTTCTTCTATGCTCTTGCCCCCACCGTAGCAGTAGTAGGCAGTTGCTGGTGACTCAGGGCTTGCTGGCctttggggcaggggcagggagaaatGAGAGGATGCTCCACTGTCCTGGTCCATCCTCAGTTTTAGGCAGGTTTGTATTCCTGGGTCACAGCCCTTCCCCTGGTtgaagcagacttctcactgctGGGCTCATGATCATTTCCTAGCTCTCCCTCAGGAGTAGAAgatagttttcttttcccttcccagccattggaattttttttttttttaaagatttatttatttatttatttgacagagagatagagagcacaagtaggcagaatgtcaggcagagggaaagggagaagcaggctctgctgagcagggagcccgatgcagggcttgatcccaggaccctggaatcatgacctgagccgaaggcagctacttaaccaactgagccacccaggcgcccctcttttttttttttttaaagatttatggaATTTTTATCTGTATCTTAGAATGAGAAGTTTGCTTTCGCTCACGTAGTGACTTGCAGCTTTTGTTCTGTAGAGGAGAAGGGTTCATGTGGCTGCTTTTGTTCTCCTCTTGTAGGCCTAAGCCACCAAAAGAGGCTTCCTCTGGACCTGCTCCCAGGGGGACATGAGCCCCTGTGTCTGGAGCTCCCCGGGGTTCTTTGGAAATTCATTAATGTTTTAGCCAGGTGCTTCTTCCTTGCTTGGGTGGTGGCCTGTCTTCCATCTTCCTCTtatctccctcccttccatcatCAGTGCAGTTGTCTCCCCATGCACGCACCTATCTCTCCTTAGGGTTCAGGTTGTTTGGTTGCCACCATGACCTTGGCTCTATGATAGATTCAAGAAAGTTACAATTTTATAGATTACCTGACTTTTTCTTGCTGTTAGGGTGGAAGtgatattctttccagctttctcCCTCCTGGGGGAATTCAGTTAATACATAATTAATAACcagtataataatatatattgttttacatAATGTATAATAATAGTGATATTAACAGTAAAAGGGACATGGGATTGGTCAGTGTATCCACCCGACTTTGTATGTCAGACTGGGGTTTATGTGCTCCTGTTGGTCATGGTGAGGAGCTCTCCAGTACCACTGATGAGCAGGCAGtgctggggcagagggacacGGGACAGTACGCTgtccaagggcacctgggtggcgcagttggttaagcatctgactcttggtttcagctcaggtcacagtctcgttgagtcttgggatcgagccccacatcaggctccacactcagcatggagtctgcttatgaCTGTCTGCCCCCtcggcctctctctctctccctctttcttgctctcaaaaataaacctttaaaaaaatttttttgaaaacagtAAGCTGTCAAATGGTAGTCTTAATAGGAACAAGGGCTTGGACACtggtggggaaagaggaagataaGGGATCAAAAAAGAGATGTGGATCCTGAAGGCCCACCAGCCACAAGAGGTAGGGGCTTATTCTAGGAGGAAGGAAGAGCCAAGTTCTCTTTTGGACTCTTGACGTGGATGTGCTGGTGGGCCATCTAGATGGCAAGGTCTGGCAGCAAGCAGAGCACCCACCTGAGCCTGGAGAGCACTGGGAGATGGAGGAGTCAGAGTGTCTGTGTCTGGAGGTGCAGCTGAATCTCAGGGTGGGTGTGAAGAACCAGTTCATCAAGCCTGGAGTAGGACTCCAGCCTCTACAAGGAGGCCCCTCACTCAGGGGAGTCTCCCACTTCCCACTCCTGCCTCTTCTCAGATGATCAGCTGTTGAGGGTTTGCTTCCATCTGGCTGCCACCAACTTCTGCAAAGAACTATTAGCATTTGGTATGTCTTTGCCCCTCCGAGGTACCTAGCTGTCAAAAGGCAACACAGATCAAAacaagcatattttatttattggccaCCTTGGCCCAAATCTCTCCGAACACCAGTCAGAAGTCCCATCTTAGAAGGTCCCTTGGCTTTGTAGGGGGACtacttggcttctttttttttttttttttttttttttttttttttaagattttatttatttgacagagagagacacagcaagagagggaacacaagcagggggagtgggagagggagaagcaggcttcctgccgagcagggagcccgatatggggctcgatcccaggaccccgggatcatgacctgagctgaaggcagacgcctaacgactgagccacccagggccccgggaCTACTTGGCTtctgaatcttttatttttcaagggtCCATGTTGGGGGTTCCAGGTGGCCCATTAAATAGCATCTGTCTCCCCAGACCAAGTTAGGAACTAATTAAAGAGTGAAGCTTATCTCTCAATAATGCTGTTACCAGCAAGGTGTGGGGGATTTGACAATATCCTTATTCTAGATAGAACACAGTTGGAAAATGACTGGGTGCTATTCAGCATGCTTTCTAATCACAGAATGAGACCCACTTGCCACCTGATTGAGGCAGTGAAGGACCACCACAGGCCCCCATGCTGGGGACTGCCTCTGAATGTGAAGGAGCAAAGCCGAATATGGTTCCCTGAGCTGAGAATGCCCAATTCTTACGCACATGAACCAGTGAAATAAGTTACTCCACCtaccctggagagaagggggagcaaAGAAGCAGTCAACACATAGGCGCACATGCACATTTGGATGCCATCCTAGCTCCTGATCTCAATATTGCTGGATCAGCATTTGTAAATTTCCCCTCAGAGCTGCTGACCCCTCAGTACCTGTCATAGACCTTAAGTGTGTCTGTGAGAATTCTCTCCGATCTTCCTCTGCCTAGAAGGCTTTGAATTCTGGAATATCCCTCAAGTGCAACAGTTTTTAATGCTGTTCCTGGCAGAGGTCTTTGGGAAGCTGGGGGTGGCAGCACGGTGTTTGGAGTTGGCCTCCTAAGCTGCAGGGCTGAGATTGGGCACTTGAGAGTACACAAGGAGGCCTGGCTGCTGTCATGCAGTCAACTTCTTGCTTCTGGCCCTGACTTGGCATCAGCTCCACCTGTTGGGTGACACTGATAAAGATCACTCCATGAGCACAGCCCGTCCTCTCACAACATCCCTGAAGCCCCTTGAGAAGTCTTGGTCTTCTGACCGGCATCTTGTCATCTCAATGGCTTGAACTCCAAGATTTAAAACACTTGTTCTCTGGCCAGCCTcgctggctcagatggtagagcatgcagcttttgatctcagggtcgtgagttcaagtcccacattgggcgtagagctcaccaaaaaaaaaaaaaaaaagtaatcagcACACCCTGTCCTCCCCGACTCACAGCCCACAGAGTCCCCAACCTGATACTAAAAACATCTACCCCAGCCCTCTGCAATACTTCCTGCTGCCCTGCAGGCCACATTCCAGCTTAGGTGTGGCAAGACTCCCATTGTGTCTCTCCTCTTCCCAGTGCATTCTCCACAAAGAGGAGGTCACACTCCCCCATGTACAAGTCTtctcttcctgtgtctgttggacatGCACACAAGAGCTCACACTTCTACCAGCTCCACACCAGGTGTTGCTGTCAGCCCAACAAGGCTCTCTGCAGTCCTGGGTGGGTTTAGGGTTACATGATGGCCTCTGGAAGCCCTGTACATAAAGACTCCAGGgagggacgcctgcgtggctcagtcgttaagtgtctgccttcggctcaggtcatgatctcagggtcctgggatcgagccccgcatcgggctccctgctcagtggggagtctgactctccctctccctgcttgttctctcaaataaataaaattttaagaaacaaagactCCAGGGAGAGTGGGATTCGGGCAGTAATGGGCTGCCACCAGCTGCTGTGTGCCTTATGTCCGTGACACCTGCCTCTCAAACTGCCCTGTCAGCCTGGGCACGTGTCTAGTTACTGGACACAGATGCGAGTTTTCTGCTGCTCTGCAGCTCACACGGCCACGTGCATTCAGGGACCACGGCCCTGCTGGCCACCTCTGGTTACACTTGCTCTGCTGTTTTGAGTGGGTTAGCAGTTAACATTTTTACTTTGGATTTGTTGTTTCAGAATATGAAAACAAGGGAGAGAACCAAAATAGGGATTTGGGTCTGAAGCCATTTATTTCAGAGGAAGTATCAGTGCTTCTGGGGGAAACATCCACGGGATGGATTGATCAAAGACGTTATGAACGTGAGCAGAGCTTCTGCGGGAGTCCAAGCCCCGCCGGCCGGCCTGAAGCCCAGGTCCTGAGTCAGAGCGTGCCTCTCCCTCAGCATCAGGCTGTTCCCAGTGGGGAGAGACCCTACAAGTGCACCGAGTGTGGGAAGTGCTTTGGCCGGAGCTCCCATCTGCTGCAGCATCAGAGAACCCACACCGGAGAGAAGCCCTACGTGTGCGGCGTctgtgggaaggccttcagccAGAGCTCCGTCCTCAGCAAACACCGCAGAAtccacacgggcgagaagccctacGAGTGCAACGAATGCGGAAAGGCCTTTCGGGTGAGCTCGGATCTCGCTCAGCACCATAAGATCCACACGGGGGAGAAGCCCCACGAGTGTCTGGAGTGCCGGAAGGCGTTCACGCAGCTCTCGCACCTCATCCAGCACCAGCGGATCCACACCGGCGAGCGGCCGTACGTGTGCCCGCTGTGCGGGAAGGCCTTCAACCACAGCACGGTTCTGCGCAGCCACCAGCGCGTGCACACCGGCGAGAAGCCGCACGAGTGCGCGCAGTGCGGCCGCGCCTTCAGCGTCAAGAGGACGCTCCTGCAGCACCAGCGCGtgcacacgggcgagaagccctacACGTGCAGCGAGTGCGGCCGCGCCTTCAGCGACCGCTCGGTGCTCATCCAGCACCACAACGTGCACACCGGCGAGAAGCCGTACGAGTGCGGCGAGTGCGGCAAGGCCTTCAGCCACCGCTCGACGCTCATGAACCACGAGCGCATCCACACGGAGGAGAAGCCGTACGGCTGCT
Proteins encoded in this region:
- the ZNF250 gene encoding zinc finger protein 250 isoform X2, translated to MAAARLLPPPAGPQAKVTFEDVAVLLSQEEWDRLGPAQRGLYRHVMMETYGNVVSLGLPGSKPNVISQLERGEEPWVLDGQGAEESRGLGSGHSDNYKHDHMTARMRQDSSPCPWEYENKGENQNRDLGLKPFISEEVSVLLGETSTGWIDQRRYEREQSFCGSPSPAGRPEAQVLSQSVPLPQHQAVPSGERPYKCTECGKCFGRSSHLLQHQRTHTGEKPYVCGVCGKAFSQSSVLSKHRRIHTGEKPYECNECGKAFRVSSDLAQHHKIHTGEKPHECLECRKAFTQLSHLIQHQRIHTGERPYVCPLCGKAFNHSTVLRSHQRVHTGEKPHECAQCGRAFSVKRTLLQHQRVHTGEKPYTCSECGRAFSDRSVLIQHHNVHTGEKPYECGECGKAFSHRSTLMNHERIHTEEKPYGCYACGKAFVQHSHLTQHQRVHTGEKPYVCGECGHAFSARRSLVQHERIHTGERPFRCAQCGKAFSLKATLIVHLRTHTGERPYECSRCGKAFSQYSVLIQHQRIHTGERPYECGECGRAFNQHGHLIQHQKVHRKL
- the ZNF250 gene encoding zinc finger protein 250 isoform X1, with protein sequence MAAARLLPPPAGPQPLSFQAKVTFEDVAVLLSQEEWDRLGPAQRGLYRHVMMETYGNVVSLGLPGSKPNVISQLERGEEPWVLDGQGAEESRGLGSGHSDNYKHDHMTARMRQDSSPCPWEYENKGENQNRDLGLKPFISEEVSVLLGETSTGWIDQRRYEREQSFCGSPSPAGRPEAQVLSQSVPLPQHQAVPSGERPYKCTECGKCFGRSSHLLQHQRTHTGEKPYVCGVCGKAFSQSSVLSKHRRIHTGEKPYECNECGKAFRVSSDLAQHHKIHTGEKPHECLECRKAFTQLSHLIQHQRIHTGERPYVCPLCGKAFNHSTVLRSHQRVHTGEKPHECAQCGRAFSVKRTLLQHQRVHTGEKPYTCSECGRAFSDRSVLIQHHNVHTGEKPYECGECGKAFSHRSTLMNHERIHTEEKPYGCYACGKAFVQHSHLTQHQRVHTGEKPYVCGECGHAFSARRSLVQHERIHTGERPFRCAQCGKAFSLKATLIVHLRTHTGERPYECSRCGKAFSQYSVLIQHQRIHTGERPYECGECGRAFNQHGHLIQHQKVHRKL